The Amycolatopsis umgeniensis DNA segment TCCCAAAGCTTCTCGGCACCGCGGCGGGCGAGCGTGTGCTCCTCGACCACGCTGCCGCGCAGCTTGACCACGTCAGCGGCAGAGTACGACCGCTTCACTCCCGCCCAGCGGGGGTCGGACTCCCACTGCTTGGTCAGTTCGGCCGCCGCCTTCTCGAGCTGCTGCGCGTGCTCAGTCATCGGATTCTCCCGGTGTTGCGAAGTTTGCGAGTGATCGCCTTTCCTGATCCGACCCTGACATGACAGGGGAAATCCGATCCAGGCCTCCAATTTGCCAATTTCTGCGAAGCTTCCGTAGCATCTTGCAAAGGTTGCGAATCACAGGTTCGCAAGTGGAGCGAAAATCCACGGGCTTGACCGTTCACTGAATCGTTCAGGCCCGGAAACCTTGCGGACAGAGAGGCCTCAGTGGACAAAACCTTCGCCGGAGCGAAGCTGCGGCATCTGCGGGAAAGCCGGTCGATGAGCCAGGCGGATCTCGCCCGTGTGCTGGAGATCTCACCCAGTTACCTCAACCAGATCGAGCACAACTCGCGTCCGCTGACCGTCCCGGTGCTCCTTCGCATCACGCAAGCGTTCGGAGTGGACACCGAGTTCTTCGCGAACAACGACACCGCCCGGCTGGTGGCGGACGTGAAGGAGGCGCTGCTCGACGAGGTGCTCGGCGTCGACGTCACGACCAGCGAGCTCAACGACCTCGCCACGAACCTGCCGACGATCGCCCAGGCCCTGGTCAAACTGCATCGCAGCTATCGCAACTCGGTCGAGAACACCGCCGCGCTGACCACGGAGAACGGGCTGGGCATGCACGGCAGCGCGGCCGGGTCGTTGCCGCACGAAGAGGTCCGCGACTTTTTCTACGAGCGGGAGAACTACGTCGCCGAGCTGGACGAACGCGCCGAACGGATGGCGCACGACATCCCGTTGCAGCGCGGCCGGGTGCTCGTGGCACTGAAGGACACCCTGATCCAGCGCTACGGCGTCGACGTCACGAACGAAGGCATCGACGAGGCCAACGGCGAACAGCACCGGTACGAACCGGGGCCGCGGGTGTTGCGGCTGGCACCGAGCCTGCGCGTCGGGCAGCAGGCGTTCCGGATGGCCTCGCAGATCGCGCTGCTCGACTACGACGACCTGATCACCGAACTCGCCGATTCGTGGGCCTTCTCCGGCCCGGCCGCGCGTTCGCTGGCGAGGGTCGGGCTGGCGAACTACTTCGCGGGCGCCCTGATCCTCCCCTATGGACCGTTCCTCTCCACCGCGGAACGCTTCCGCTACGACATCGAGCGGCTGTGCGACCACTTCGGCGTCGGCTTCGAGACGGTCTGCCACCGGCTCTCGACCTTGCAGCGGCCGAAGAACCGCGGCGTGCCGTTCTCGTTCGTGCGCGTCGACAGGGCGGGGAACATGTCGAAACGCCAGTCCGCGGCCGGTTTCCACTTCTCCCGCGTCGGCGGTGCTTGTCCACTGTGGAACATCTACGAGGCGTTCACCCAGCCGGGCAAGATCCTCACCCAGATCGCGACCCTTCCCGACGGCAAGAGCTACTTCTGGATCGCGCGGACGGTGTCGCGCAACATCGGCGGTTACGGCAGCCCCGGCAAGACGTTCACCGTCGGCCTCGGCTGCGAACTACGGCACGCGAAACGGCTGATCTATTCGACCGGGCTCGATCTCGACGACCGCGACGCGGCCACCCCGATCGGCATGGGTTGCAAAGTCTGCGAACGCCCGGCCTGCTCGCAGCGCGCGTTCCCGACGATCGGCAAGCAGCTGACCGTGGACGAGAACACCAGCACCTTCGTCCCGTACCCGGCGGTGCCCAAGGCGCCTTGAGCCGACTTGATCTCCCTGGCAGGGTTGCCGACGACGGCCGTCGCGGTGTGACGGCGGCCACCGCACTGGGGAGAACTGAATGATCTTGGTGACCGGAGCAGGCGGGAACGTCGGCTCGGAACTGACCACAATCCTGGCGCGCGGCGGACATCCCGTCAGAGCGCTGGTCCGCACGCCCCGGCCGCTGCCGGACGGGGCCGAAGGCGTGCCGGGCGATCTCAACGAACCGACCAGCCTGAAACCCGCGCTGGACGGCGTCCGGGCGGTGTTCCTGCTCGGCGGCTACGACGACATGGCGGGTGCGCTCGCGGTGATGCGGGACGCGGGCGTCGAGCAGATCACGCTGCTGTCGTCGCGTTCGGTCGTCGGCGGGCACCCGGACAACGCCGTCGCCGGGATGCACATGGCGGCCGAGGCGTCGGTGCGCGCGTCCGAACTGGCCTGGACGTTCCTGCGGCCGAGCGGGTTCATGTCGAACACGCTGCAGTGGGCAGCGCAGCTTCGAACGGGTGACGTCGTACGCGAGCCGTTCGCGAACGTGCCGGTGGCGACGATCGATCCGCACGACATCGCCGCCGTCGCCGCGGAATCCCTGACCACGCCGGGACACGAGGGGCGCGCGTACGCCATCACCGGTCCCGGCTCGCTCCGGCCCGCCGACAGGCTGCGCGTGCTGGGCGAACTGCTGGGCCGCGACCTGCGGCTGGAGCCGCTTTCGGACGCCGAAGCCCGCGTGACGATGAGCGCGGAGATGCCGGAGAAGTACGTCGACGCCTTCTTCCGCTTCTTCGCCGAGGGTGAGTTCGACGACTCGGAGGTCACGGGCGCCGTCCAGGACCTCACCGGACGCGAGCCGCGGCCGTTCGCGAACTGGGCGCGAGCCCACCTCGCCGCCTTCCGCTAGCCGCGTTTCGTCCTCTGGATGCGGTAGTGGCAAGCGCAAGTACCGCATCCAGAGGACTGAACGCGTGGTGTCACACCAAGAAGTGGAAGAGCGGGCTGCCCGGCTCCACGCGCTCCACCTGCAGCGGGCTCACTTCCAGGCGGTGCAGCAGGCCTTCCAGATCACCGGCACGCGCGAGTTCGATGCCGATCAGCGCCGGACCGGTCTCACGGCTGTTGCGCTTGACGTACTCGAACCGCGTGATGTCGTCGTCCGGCCCGAGGACCTCGTCGAGGAACCGCCTGAGCGCGCCGGGCTCCTGCGGGAACCCCACCAGGAAGTAGTGCTTCAGTCCCTCGTGGATCAGCGACCGTTCGAGCACTTCGCCGTAGCGGCTGACGTCGTTGTTGCCGCCGGAGACGACGCACACCACGATCTGCCCGGGGTCGATCTTCACCGCCGAGCCCAGCGCCGCGGTCGCGAGCGCGCCCGCGGGTTCGGCGATCACGCCGTCGGACTGGTACATCGCGAGCATCTCCGTGCAGATCGCACCCTCGGCGACGTCGGTGAGCTCGACCCCGCCGTCGCGGACCAGCGGATACGTCACCGAGCCCGCCAGCGCGACCGCCGCGCCGTCGACGAACGTGTCGACGCCTTCGAGCCGCACGGGCTCACCGGCCGCCACCGCGGCCGCCATACAGGCCGCGCCCGCCGGTTCGACGCCGACGATCCGCATCTCCGGTGCCCGTTCCGCGGCCCACGCGGCGATCCCCGCGAGCAGACCGCCACCGCCGACCGGCACCACCATGACATCCGGGATGAATCCGAGCTGCGCGACGACCTCCATTGCGACCGTGCCTTGCCCCGCGACCGTCTCCGGCGCGTCGAAAGCGGGGACCAGCGTCGCGCCGGTGCTCTCCGCGTCGTGCTTCGCGGCGGTGAAGGCGTCTTCGTACGTCTCGCCGACGACGATGACCTCGATAT contains these protein-coding regions:
- a CDS encoding short-chain fatty acyl-CoA regulator family protein, translated to MDKTFAGAKLRHLRESRSMSQADLARVLEISPSYLNQIEHNSRPLTVPVLLRITQAFGVDTEFFANNDTARLVADVKEALLDEVLGVDVTTSELNDLATNLPTIAQALVKLHRSYRNSVENTAALTTENGLGMHGSAAGSLPHEEVRDFFYERENYVAELDERAERMAHDIPLQRGRVLVALKDTLIQRYGVDVTNEGIDEANGEQHRYEPGPRVLRLAPSLRVGQQAFRMASQIALLDYDDLITELADSWAFSGPAARSLARVGLANYFAGALILPYGPFLSTAERFRYDIERLCDHFGVGFETVCHRLSTLQRPKNRGVPFSFVRVDRAGNMSKRQSAAGFHFSRVGGACPLWNIYEAFTQPGKILTQIATLPDGKSYFWIARTVSRNIGGYGSPGKTFTVGLGCELRHAKRLIYSTGLDLDDRDAATPIGMGCKVCERPACSQRAFPTIGKQLTVDENTSTFVPYPAVPKAP
- a CDS encoding NAD(P)H-binding protein; the encoded protein is MILVTGAGGNVGSELTTILARGGHPVRALVRTPRPLPDGAEGVPGDLNEPTSLKPALDGVRAVFLLGGYDDMAGALAVMRDAGVEQITLLSSRSVVGGHPDNAVAGMHMAAEASVRASELAWTFLRPSGFMSNTLQWAAQLRTGDVVREPFANVPVATIDPHDIAAVAAESLTTPGHEGRAYAITGPGSLRPADRLRVLGELLGRDLRLEPLSDAEARVTMSAEMPEKYVDAFFRFFAEGEFDDSEVTGAVQDLTGREPRPFANWARAHLAAFR
- the ilvA gene encoding threonine ammonia-lyase IlvA, with amino-acid sequence MQGIETVSARTVEEAAKRLAGVVTRTPLEPNERLSARVDARVWLKREDLQTVRSYKIRGAYNFIVQLDAAHRERGVVCASAGNHAQGVAYACRRLGANGRVYVPGTTPRQKRERIATLGGSHIEVIVVGETYEDAFTAAKHDAESTGATLVPAFDAPETVAGQGTVAMEVVAQLGFIPDVMVVPVGGGGLLAGIAAWAAERAPEMRIVGVEPAGAACMAAAVAAGEPVRLEGVDTFVDGAAVALAGSVTYPLVRDGGVELTDVAEGAICTEMLAMYQSDGVIAEPAGALATAALGSAVKIDPGQIVVCVVSGGNNDVSRYGEVLERSLIHEGLKHYFLVGFPQEPGALRRFLDEVLGPDDDITRFEYVKRNSRETGPALIGIELARAGDLEGLLHRLEVSPLQVERVEPGSPLFHFLV